In Euphorbia lathyris chromosome 9, ddEupLath1.1, whole genome shotgun sequence, the following are encoded in one genomic region:
- the LOC136207077 gene encoding uncharacterized protein yields MVLLKHYITHNRQVKIVNTCRELGLGPGGFYRPGYQGGGKLHLHMMCLGLNWDPNTRKYEDERPIDGCKPPGIPYQFKKLVKKAIRDAHTLIREDSELSDAEDMLPTMSPNICIANFYTETGRLGLHQDRDESAESLAKGLPVVSFSVGDSAEFMYGEERDVKKAKKIVLESGDVLIFGGKSRDIHHGISCIIPNSTPHSLLQQTGIRTGRLNLTFRRF; encoded by the exons ATGGTCCTATTAAAGCATTACATAACCCATAATCGCCAG GTGAAAATAGTGAATACTTGTCGTGAACTTGGTTTGGGCCCCGGTGGATTTTATAGACCTGGCTACCAAGGTGGAGGAAAACTTCATCTACACATGATGTGTCTAGGTCTGAACTGGGATCCTAATACGAGAAAATATGAAGATGAACGACCAATAGATGGTTGTAAGCCACCTGGTATTCCTTATCAATTCAAGAAATTGGTTAAAAAAGCAATCCGAGATGCACACACCCTTATAAGAGAAGATTCTGAACTAAGTGATGCTGAAGACATGCTACCTACTATGTCTCCAAACATTTGCATTGCCAATTTTTATACGGAAACTGGACGGCTTGGGCTCCATCAG GATCGTGATGAAAGTGCAGAAAGTCTTGCAAAAGGATTACCAGTTGTGTCATTCTCTGTGGGGGACTCTGCAGAATTCATGTATGGAGAAGAGAGGGATGTGaagaaagcaaagaaaataGTATTGGAATCAGGAGATGTGTTAATATTTGGTGGTAAATCTAGGGATATACATCATGGAATTAGTTGTATCATCCCAAACTCCACCCCACACTCTCTTTTACAACAAACTGGTATTCGAACCGGACGTCTTAACCTAACCTTCAGGCGGTTCTGA